Part of the Mytilus trossulus isolate FHL-02 chromosome 2, PNRI_Mtr1.1.1.hap1, whole genome shotgun sequence genome is shown below.
TATAGCAATCTCCAAATAATACATATGAGTTTAGAAAGTTATAGGAGTTCCCAAATAcgttatcaaaatatttgactttttaataaGCTGAACAAATCAGTTCGCGAATAAACACTATCAAACACATTAATcgttgattttcctgtttgaatggttctACGTAAGTCATTTATggtcctttatagctttctgttcggtgtgagccaagactccgtatcgaaggccatactttgacctataacggtttacttttacaaattgttacttggatggaaaCATGTCTCATTCGCtctcataccgcatcttcttagATCTATATACTCAGAACATCAAATGACAGCCAGCTTCGTAAAGGATTAAACTTCTGAGATGCTAAACTTCTAGTGGTTGACAGTTGTACATCAGGCCTTGAAGTCATAAAATTTTAGAGTCACTTTTTTGTACTCGTActccaaaatcaaccaatcaaaacgttggatttcatgtttcaagcatgatttttgtgctccgagcactgagtaaagttttatgacttcaaccccagATATAAAATACAAAGGTTGAGACAGACGTACAAAAACCGAACAGGCTTGTTTGAAAAATGCGTATAAAATCTATGTATAtagatctatatatataatatgtatagaTGTAATATGTATAAATGCTTCTTTCCAAAATATGTCACATTGAACAGAAATCGTGAACTAGTTTAATTTCTTACGAAGGATGTGGTTCTGTCAAACTCTTATGTTCATcagtaaatataataaatgttatacACTGATACAACTGttgtttaattataaaaacGTGTTTTATATTACCTTTGACCAGTATTTTTGTCCAGATGAAATATATCGTTTCAACAAGACAAATAATCTGGTCAACACGATTGTCTTCTGAATgacataaaaaacatttatcaacaaaattattttgtaacgaCATTTATCGTTACCTAAAATTTGTCATAGTAAATTAGTGACGTTTTTTCATACATGACATTCCTTAGCATTGTCGTCCATTGATGGAGACTAAATTTTGAATCACCGCCGGTTTCGTCACGTATGACATGTAAATTCCATCCATCATTGTCAAAATATTATGTTATTATATACCAAGTCTGCTTCATAACAACAAAAAGATCAGTAACAATATGGTTGTGCTAAAAGTGCTCTGGATTTCTCTTTTTCTAACTTATTATGGAACATATGGAATACTGGATAAAATTGACGACGTTGGTGATATGCTTATAGACCCATATCATGAAGTTTTGGACGAATTAAAAATCCCAACGAAAAGTGTGTCTATGTTACAATTAGATGGCATATTAAAGACATTTTTTGGAAAACTTAAGTGTTTACCCAAAGGATCTCATCACTTGCGGAACTGCCGCACTGCAGTGgtaagttttatattgaaataggAATTTCTTAAAAAATCCTTCAGAATTCAGTACGATTACTAATTAAGCAATTTACATGAAAATCCTTCTTCATTTTCGAAAGCAATTGTCAGAACTACAATagtttatttcataattttatttgtatagaCATTAatggtattttatattttaaatttgatatatcttAGTGAACCCACTTGTTAGTTTAATCAAATCTAAGTCAAGATTCAAGCGGTAGTCCTGGCACGAACGATGCCCTCTTTTTAATTTCATCCATGCCTATTTAAAGATACGCACGGAGGTTGTCATTTCATATATGTCTATGGCACTTCTCAAGCGGTAGCTCTGACACGAACAATGCCCTCCTTTATACTCTATCCATGTTTATGTCAAGACATAATGGTAGCTATCTTTTATTTCACACATGTCTATAAGAAGACGCAGACGTTAAGTCGTCTTCTTATTTAATTCATGTCTATATACAGACACGTATTAGCAGCCATATTTTCATTCTATACATGTCTATTTGACGACAAGAACGGTTGCAGTCTTTTTTTCGTACATGTCTATGTCAAGACACAGCCGACATCTATCCTATCATTTCACATGTCTACGTGAAGATACTAAAAGCAgccatattttcatttcatacaTGTCTATGTATAGATGCTAACGGAAGCCGTCGTCACATTTCATATATGTCTATTTGAAGATACTAATGGTAGCCGTCTTCTCTATCTTATGTATACATGTTAATGTGATACCCATTGccatcttttatttttacctacAAAGACAAAGAAACGACCAAATTAAAAGTGTTTCATATCATCAAAAGAAAAACGGTATCAGTCATTTTTAATTAGTATATATAGTTGTCTTAAAACGTTTTTGAAAACGTAAAAGGAAAAAGTTTTGTACAGTTGTTTAGTAgaggatttgaaaaaaaaccggGGAAATTCATTTGCATAAATTTATCGAGTGTGCTTTTTTAGAgcaaaaaatgaatgtttgttTCCCCCCAATCACTTGCAAATACAAATGTAGCTTAGTTCTAGTCGACAAAATGGACGATTAGACAATGCTTTATTTCCATATATCAGTATCTTGGAAAATCTTTTCCTCGATCCACACACCCCTTACAGTGAGCTATCCCTGGTGGTATAACTTTGACATAACATACATAATaatgacatatacatgtatcgaTATGAGATAGAGATAGATCATATAATGTCATATGAAGTTGTAACTGTTCAATATTAGACATGTAACAGAATCCTTCGGgctaaattataatcattaaatataataaatcagtTATTCCAATAAATGGATTTGTTTCAGATGCtcatttaaaattatagataaaatgagATAGGAACCGAACGAtacaaaaataagatatatcAAGGTCAACATATGGTTGCCGTTATAGTTACCAAGTAAATAAAAGCAGTTTGTGAATATgagaaaatacaataaaaatctACTAACTTTAAAATGCCGGTATATATAGCAATAAAAAGCAGTGTTAGCGTATGATTAAAACAATCATGAACAACATGCCGTATAAGAGAAAGCTCGCAGTTCATCTGTGCATGCTAAACGTATCTGAGAATGCTCGCAGTTCCTATGAGCATGGTAAACGCACTTCACCTACTAATTTATAAAGTATGCCGCCATTTATTCTTACATTGTCAGGTTGATGTACTTCGCAGTAGGTTTTATAGAACTCACAAAAAGGGACAAATTGACGAGTTTGTTTGCAATCTATATCTGGATATCATTctaaaaaattgagaatggaaatagggaatatgccaatgagacaacaacacgaccaaaGAGCATATAGCAGCCGTAGGTCACTAACGGTTTTGAACGGTCTTCTGTCTAGTAGAGTATATCATAAAGTGATTATAGCAAAATAGTATCTTTTTCaccacaaaatttgaaaattgattatttttagaCGTTCTTCGCCGTTTATTCAATAAAGTATAAGTCTTGGATGTAGACATTGATAATATCTCTTTTGTATTATTATATGTCTGACCTAAATTGGGGTTAAATATGCAATATTAACATATACAATGCTGAAATATTGCTGAGAATATTATATAGACAGTTTACAATTTCTAGTAAAGATAGTTTTGAACAACTTCCCAGTACAACAAAGGACATTGGCCCTTCCTCTTTTTATGATTTAGTGACATGCCATTTCCGTTGCAAACGACCGAACTGCTTGTAATAGTACAAAGGGAAGTATAGAGCTTGCACTATGACATGACCACTCCTAAAAATACAGATCATAAAGTTGATTTTTCTTGCGTATGCAATATCTCTATGATGTTGTTCGCATTCAAATAAGCAGCAAATAGTATATAAAGTGTTACATCTTTAAGATAATatacataaaagaaaaaaagagatttaCAAGCTTGAATAGTAATAAAAATGTTCTTGATCCGAATTTATTCATAATGAGGACAATAGCTCAAATCTATTTTTACTGCTTGTTAAATGGAGCAAAAGAAACCGACAATGCTGGCGTTGCTTTCGGTCACTGTTTATACTAATTTATATAATGATTGTTTATACTTGGCCTAAAAAGACATTGGACCAAATGAAGTTAGCATTTCCATAAATTATAAGGCATTTAAAGTTGACAACAATGTTAACCCTTCTGCCACCCTGTTTCATTGTGGTGGGAAGCACAAATAAATGAAACCGTAGCGCCCGGGATGAAACAGCGACCGCTGTAAAGTAATCGACTTAGGTTTTATAGAGCTATTCATAGTAAGCTGTATAGCTCCTTTCTGATACTGATAACTGACTTGAGGCAAtcgttaaatgttttttgttggaGATTATATGAATAtcactacatgtataaagcagAATAATAACCATATCGTGGCAAAGAACGAAAATCAATGATATATTGGAATTTCTTTctatttgaatttcattttttgagGGCCTGAAAAGTTTGTGCAGGTCTTAAATATTTGaagtacaattattttttaccgcacacaaatttaataattttgactacttattaaatacattttagcTAGACATTATGTTTTGTAAGTACAACATATCAAATTGGTTGTCAAAAAGATCATAAACTGCCAAATATAGTTGTTGAATTGACGAACATACATGAATCAACTTCCTAAGGCTATGCTATAAAATATTCCTATTATTATTTCTTCCAATAGGGTTTATTAATTATGACGTATTGGAAAATTGCGATACAACATGTCTTTATATTAACTTTgagtttattataaaaattgtcCCCTTAATGCaattaatatagaaaaaaaaacaataaactgttacgaaaaatacaaatgtatcaactttTAAAAGGTGGTCTTTTTTTCAAGCAGATATTCTTCAAACACACACAGGAATAAGAATTTAGCATACAGACCAATgctattattttgtttcttcaCTCACGAAACTAAATTGTGTTATTCCCTTCTGAAACAAATCATTGTTTTGCCTCACttagaaatttgattttaaataattatatttaacacccacccccctccaaaaaaaaatagatatgaaaataatatgtatacatttttatgacGAGACtaggaaaataattaaaacaactaAATCTTCAACATTAAACGTAATGAAGCCAAGGAAAGTGGACGACATTACGTATCGATGACCAGTAGGTTATTCAACTGAAATCTTGGTGTTTTCCGTGCATAAAGATCAGTgaccaaaattttagaaaaaagataacccataatttaatgaaaaataagctATGCATGGACCATTAACAGGCAATTATTGTGGATTTACAGCCTCATTGACGTTTAACCCCACatctacatttatttaaatctgGAGGATTTTTCATGTTTAGCTTTAAAAATTGTCCTATTAGGTGTTAAGTATGACATGGAACATTCATCTTGTCTAAGTGGAAGGGTCGGGCACTTTTTTAATCTGTTTGATGCTTAATTTCTTGAAGGTATTTTGTTTTGGAAGGGATGTGATAAAATAACTTGTTTTAATGGAAAATAAGGAAATAGTATGAAAACAGCATAGGGTTTCCAAAACATttgctgttgaaaaaaaatgttgtttttttattaaactcgAATAAAATGTTTGTCCAaggagagagaaaaaaacttttCCCGTCAAAGATGAATTGATGGATCCTTAACGACGCCAGCaaaggaaaaaaatagtttactgTCCGTAAGAagaactttttgaaaatgtagTTTAAAATTCATAACCTAATACTGGTCAGCTATCGGCCGCCAGATACAATAAGATATGTGTTACCAGGtggtatttaaaaacaaatattttggaaattatgTACATCAGATTTTTGTATGTGATTCAGATTTACTTTGTAAAAATCGAGTATTTCTGTTTCTATAAATAACACTTTTAATAActtgttggtattttttttaagatatgcCGATTATTATTAACATGTGTATTTTAACTATGCACAAACAATTATGttcttaatttgtttattttttaagtttgcTTTGCTTTAAAATTAAGGTGCATCACTATAATTAGTTCACACTTACTTATGGGTAGCGAATGTCAATAATGTGAACCTTCCCAAACCTACATTACCTCTTTGTGGTGTGGCTATCAAAcacgtttttaattttaaaacataaaagaaatatccgtgatttttaaagataaaatcttCTGtcagatcaaaacaaaaaataagtagTTTTTCCCAATTTGAATAATGTACTTGCTTAGCTTACATAGGCGTTACTTCACAactataataatttaatatacaTAACTGCACGTGTCTGtctaaaaatcataatttttgtacaatttttcgTTTGTCCTTTAGGAAATAGATGGACCAATTActcctatatttttttcaccaacatGATCCAAATTTGAAAGTTagcaaaacatgttaaaagtcaCTCTATCCTTTACCTAGAATACATTATACAGATTTCATAtatcttcaaaaaaatatacagcaCTGAGTATTGCTGTGTGAACAGATAAAATCAAAGAAGTGCATTCAACTCAGAAGAGAAGGCAACACTTTCCAATGAATTTATAGCACACTAGAACCAGTTTTGCAATGAATTTATAGCACGCTAGAACCAGTTTTCCAATGCATTTATAGCACACTAGAACCAGTTTTACAATGAATTTATAACACGCTAGAACCAGTTTTCCAATGAATTTATAGCACACTAGAACCAGTTTTCCAATGAATTTATAGCACACTAGAACCAGTTTTCCAATAAATTTATAGCACACTAGAACCAGTTTTCCAATGAATTTATAGCACACTAGAACCAAGTTTTCTTGGCTAGAAATGTCTTTCAAttccaaattttacaaaaaaacgagtaaataaactcatcatagataccaggactaaatgttttatatacgccagacgcgcgtttcgcctacaaaagactcatcagtgacgctcgaataaaaaaaagagttataaatgccaaataaagtacgaagtttaagagcattgaggaccaaaattcctaaaagttttgctaaatacagttaagataatctatgcctgaggtagaaaagccttatatatagtattttaaaaaaaatcaacattttgtaaacatttgttaatttataaatataaccatatcaatgataattcatgtcagcgcataaagtgctgactactgggcttgtgataccctcggggaaataaatctcctccaacagtggcatcgacccaaaTGTAACAACAACACAAATGTGTagtagttcagtgaaaatgaacgtcaCACTGCACTTCGACACATAAAtaaactaagattttttttgaagacccattggtggccttggtTTGTTGCTctttggtagggttgttgtctccttgactCATTCCCCATATCCATTCTCAACTTTATCTGCTGAATTTATTCAAATCCTTTTTTTACAATTGGGATGATTAAAAGGAGCTTGTCATCAATGAAGAAACACTAGTTAGAATAAGGACTTTATGGCTCATAAATTAATTAGCTATTCAATTTAGATTACAATAATAAACTTGTCGAATTTGATATCACTGATTCAAACGATTTCCAATTCTCACTGGTaatgaactttataattatCGCATTGAGAATAAACAATAattgtgaatataaaaaatcGGCAATCTTCACCAACATAtctaaatgacaaaacatttattaagtTGTAACAAAAACAACTTGTGAGGTTTCTAACAAACGACAGCTTGTGAGCATGAACCTGGTATCTTGAGATTTCAATTTTCTCCCTTTTAAAATCGACCAATGCACCAGAGACGTATTTTGTGTCATTGAATGTACTAACAAATGGTACATACAATCACATGAAACAAAAATCAGTATCAGAAAATCACCTAACCTTATTAAAGTAGatcacaagtatatattttttgagacagaatctttttataatttgccaaaataaagattttattatgctcttttcaaaactttagtaaaaagtatgggtcaccgtgctatttttcaagctatgagtcgttgaaaattgccaaaatttggttagtttgttcataaaaaaacacattagtgttcataaaaaaaattctatgagatagaattttgaaataaattttgagaagaaaggttttataatatgttttaagaaaataaaaagaaaacatggtgtcaccgaacttattttcttgctacaagtaaaaataaaaaaattccctattagcccagtataaattttgtactaaaagagttttctccccttaaatggcttgtttgaactttttttattttaaaaccaaaaaatttatatttgttaatatattttgaataatacgaTTAATTAACAACTTTTCTTCAAATCGAAAAAGCAGTCTAACTattgaattgcaaatctgtGTCTAAATTTGCAGAgttaggcaaataactagaccgattttgtactgtaattgtacaatccaagatggcggtaaaCCATCAACCTACCTTAACTTGACTATAAAGGTCGAAAAGTTGGTGTATATAGGAATATAGAACGTTGGTTCTTCATACTGCAGTTGTCATTTCTTTCAAGTATTATGCCAATGTTTTGGTAATTACAAAAACTCCATAACATAATTTTAAGATATGTTCACTGTTGTTTCTAATATGTTTTTGTAGAAATCGAgcttttcagctaaaaaattttatttttattttcagtgtcTTCAAAGTAGGGATATTTTCAAAGCTTTGGCAATAAACGAGGGAGAAGATCTACTGGAAGGAAATTTTGGCAAATTGTCAATAATCTTAACCTATcatttattgaatataaatcATTTCTGCCACCAAAATGCAAGTGTGAATCCAGACATAGACTATTAcaagagacaattattcaataCACTAGGCCAAACTCAGCAGAATATCAGAGCAAATGCCTTACAAAAAGCTTTGGAGGACATCGATGACCAATACGAATCTGACGAAGAAAAACATGACGATGACAGCCACGAGAGTGAAGAGCATGTCACAGATGATCATGGTCATGGTGGCGATAGTCATGGTCATATCGATGATCATGATGACGATCATACCGATAGTGAAGAATCGACAACGATGAAGACCAACGTTCATGGTCACGATTCTGATCATAATGATTCCCATGAAAGCGACGAGAGTGACCACCATGACGACCACGATGATAGTCATGAAGATGACGACGATGAAGTCAAGGTTATCAAGACTAAGGTAAGTTTATGGAAAAGAAAGACCAGAATAATTGTCAATGGAGTAacggttaaaaaaatattaagtataAGAGTTAAACCATATTATCCTGTGTTGTATATCTTTATGTATAATTATAGATTTTTGTTGTTCGTCTCAACTTTTCTCACTTGAGACGATAcggcgaaagtgagaaaagcaatcgagtttaGATGACCATTGATAATacgtttatcgctattttacttACGACGACGTTGTAAATTTCATTGACTTCGGCACATGCGTCCTTAATTTCTAGCGATATATTTCGtcctttaaatataaaattttaccGGTATTGAGTGGAGAAATTTGGTAACATACTTGTTGCAGTGGTTGAATTTGCCAGTCAGTACGATCAAAGCAGGAATTCGTAAAATAGCGATATTGGGAAATATTTGCGGAAAGgtgttaaaaatatttccagTATACGAAAGATCACGAAGCTGTATCTTGTGTCCGAAAGTCAATGCTAGGAGATTTAATATACTTTAGGTCCTTTTTGATTTTATCAGCTGTTCAATATTTGTATTgggttttgaattttctaaaaaatttgGATTGAACATCACTGGAGAGGCattgcatttcatttcattcgTCAGTAATGCACTAAATGAATTATATTACATCAATGAAACAGACATAACTTAAACAGAACTACCAAACAACTATCTTATAGCAAATAGTGTGTCAGAAATTTTTCTATATTCTTATAATTATTTActcttattattatatttattgtgtGTGAGTGCCGgtacaatattttctttattcttataattatttactcttattattatatttataatgtgtGAGTGCCGGTATAATTATTTCctcttattattatattgatagtGTGTGAGTGCTGGTACAATATTTGATGAATTAGATTTGGATCCAGAAGAAGATGTACTTGATATCAACACTGTggataaaatatcacagttATTGGTCTATCATTTCATGACAGGTATTAACTTAagctttttatcaaaattttgaaagaattaCAAAAATTACGTAGGAATTTTAGAAATTCGAACAATTCTAAATTgctatattcatatttttcccTGCTAAACTGAGCTATGGTTTTGTATTCCTTTCTATTTTGAATAAGTTGGAATCGTTTTTatgatttcataattatttttgtgtgtgttttttaacGAATTCCTCCTCTTATTTTATCATTCAAATGCAATTTTCagtagagattttttttaaatttatttgtcgATTTCATGTTTTGGTTGTAAATTTCCTATTATTTCTACTACAGGAGCCCGAATTCAGAAGGACTGTCGAATTTTCCCGAGAAAATCATATTTTAGGAATAATTTACTCACTTATATGGATGCCGTTAATGACAGCATTCCAAAAGAGGAATTCGTAAAATTAATGGTCACCCTCAAAATTGCCACTGGAATGGAAGATTCACATGACGATCACTTGCACAGCAGACGAAAACGAGACTTGACTAACGTAATTGATCAGTCACTGGTACATAGAAGGTCAAAGAGAGCCACAACAACCACCCAGGTATAAACACTTTAATTCTTGTACTGGCAAAGCTTTTTGCTCTGCGCGTCTGTAATCTTTTACCatatactttaatttataaatacactATATAGACGTGAATTGagttaatttattgttttcttttttttctaaatagtgcagttttaaaaaaaaaaagtttgataaaaaaaaaaaaatcattgacaGATATACTAGTTTACTAATGTCaaacaataatgaataatgatttttttcagaaaaccTGCTATTCTCCAAATCAGCTTCTTGCCATTTACAACTCACAAACCGGGAATACAGTTTCTAAACAAAAGTTTATGGAGTTATGCCCATCTCTACTTTATCAACAAGTATCGGGTTCCTGTTCTGGTTTGTCAAGTTCTCCAGTAACAAAAACAGTTGGTGATGCAGAAAGTAAGTTGTTATCACGTGATA
Proteins encoded:
- the LOC134708218 gene encoding zinc transporter ZIP4-like isoform X1: MVVLKVLWISLFLTYYGTYGILDKIDDVGDMLIDPYHEVLDELKIPTKSVSMLQLDGILKTFFGKLKCLPKGSHHLRNCRTAVCLQSRDIFKALAINEGEDLLEGNFGKLSIILTYHLLNINHFCHQNASVNPDIDYYKRQLFNTLGQTQQNIRANALQKALEDIDDQYESDEEKHDDDSHESEEHVTDDHGHGGDSHGHIDDHDDDHTDSEESTTMKTNVHGHDSDHNDSHESDESDHHDDHDDSHEDDDDEVKVIKTKCVSAGTIFDELDLDPEEDVLDINTVDKISQLLVYHFMTGARIQKDCRIFPRKSYFRNNLLTYMDAVNDSIPKEEFVKLMVTLKIATGMEDSHDDHLHSRRKRDLTNVIDQSLVHRRSKRATTTTQKTCYSPNQLLAIYNSQTGNTVSKQKFMELCPSLLYQQVSGSCSGLSSSPVTKTVGDAERYGYGSFAVFLICLCSLLAVLVIPLAKSSRTCFRAVMNLFLGLAVGTLTTDALLHLLPTAFGLHGHNEEEHAHGDDFMEKYIGFGLAALAGIYGFYLLELVMSFYRKNPNSAHGHSHLQYELDLNMPNGNGHVTESKKDLYNSQNDMNNSLQFETEFSNKGLSSLSLMVLIGDGIHNFADGLAIGAAFTQGSAVGIATSITVFCHELPHELGDFAILLKSGLSIKKAMLLNFLSALTAFIGLYVGLAVSTDESIRQWIFAFTGGLFLYISLVDMLPELINGHIGSNSTKIVGMIYNNIGILIGALILFLLSVYEEQIKI